The genomic region atctagtTCACACCAACGGCATTCATCAGGAGAATCACAAAAAGCTTCAACTAAAATACAAGGAAAaggaatgtaaaaagaaaaggttacaaaacTGTACATAAAAAGCTCAAacaaaaaggcatagtatagttcATATCTATACTATCCAGACATCTGAAAAACCAACAGATCGTGATTATAATGCTTCACGTAGTGTTAAAGTGTTAAAACTGCTGAGGACAAGGCCAAACATTGGAAGATGTGCAATGTCCACAGCAAAACGGGTTGAATTCAGTCACATCCCAGAAGTTGAGGGTCCACAGTAGAGCTGCAAGGATTAGTGGATTTATCGACTAGCTGATCCACAGCAGACtattgttttactgtagtcATTTTTCAAGAAATCTCCCCAAAATTCTCTGGATTCAGCATCGAAAATGTGAAATGTAAGGCCTGTCTACATCATAAGTGACAGTGAActaaatatttttgtgttttggatcAATGGTTGAATAAAACAAGCCATTTCAATATATCACATTGAGTTGTGGGACATTATAACTGGCATTTTGAactattgtattttttcttttctttttttttttagaaaaaatgattaatcgagaaaataaacagattaatCAGTAATGAGGATTATCTTTAGTTTCACCTTTAATTCAGTCCCCCGGTCAACAACATCCCCGAACCTGGGGTCCACTGCCATTTAAGATATCACCATGGTAACCAGTAGGCAACCATTGTGACCGACGCTAGGAATCTGGATGTGTTTATACGTTAACAGGAAGTGAAGATTGGGGATTGCAGCTTTAGACATCTGGGAAGCAATTACTGTCGACTGGCCCCAGATGTGTGAGACCAGTGACCACGAGGTTGTTCCACTAAGATGCAAACAGACTGTTTCATGCATTCAGTTACTGACTTGTCAGCAGAGTAAGTTCCAGTGATGAGGACGGGGAATATTCCACCCCCCCNNNNNNNNNNAGATGCTGCAATAGCATCCACTTTAAAGCATAATAGCACAGAATAATGGGAAGGCTGCTAGTTTCAGCCTTGAAACCTGAGCCTGAATAAACAATTTCTATGAACAGGGACAAAGAAAACCATAAGTAATCAAGGGTGCGTTTCTAAGTTGGTATAAAAAGCTACAATatatcaaacaaaaatgaaaaaggaaagaaacagGTCATCATAAATAAAAGCTATGGCATGTTTCAATGGCATCATATTCAAGTAATCTTGTTCAAGTCCCTGATACTTAGTGGTTCATGTAAACATTGGAGTcattaacacagacacagaaccAACAGTTCATAAGAAGGCAGCAGCAATTCATATGTACAATAGACTAACAACGTCCACGTCTCCTTCACCATGCTGGTCCAGTCACATCCGTTTGTGTTCAATTCTTTGAGTGGTGCCGGGGACACTGAAATTAAAACTTTAGTATGACAGAGCCTGCAGCTGCcagacaaacacattttcacccGGGTGTGTGATGGCTCTGCCACAAGGCTCGACTTTGGAGATGGGAGGGAAGAGATGACGAgggcagagaggaggaaaggaaaaaacGAAACACAGCAGAAGCGTTACAGCTGCGGACTTCACCTGCTGTGCTCAAAACAATTAATTCTTCGTCCCCTCCGAGGGTTTATCTGGTGAGGAATTCCCAGAGGGGCCCTTCAGCTCCAACAGAGACTACAGGAGTTAGATCAATGCTTGCTAACGCTCACAACTGAAAGGCAGCGataagtctctctctctctctctctctctctctctctcaaatggTGGCTCAAGAAAAACACCAGCCAAATTTTCctctctaataaaaaaaaagagttcaaTTTTTGGaattagaaataataataaaaaaaaagaaaatcatgtcAAGCAGCAAGATATCCTCATCACTCATACTTTGTGTACTGTGCACTTCTAAAATTGTCTCAGTTATCACACGACTGAGAACAGGCACTGAATGAGGTGGGTGTTAGATCACACTGCTGCTTTCATCTCATCCACAGTGATGATCATAATAACAGATTTATAAAACCAGTTCAGAATATGGCAATAACATTTTTGCAATGCCTCAGTATTTCAAGGTGGAGGAGCCTTTGTCATGACAGTGTGATAACTTCCACCGGGTCTGTCTTGCCTTTGGATCTCTGCTTGCGTTTGAGGCGTCTCTGTGTGAGGGTGGGGGGAGTTGGACAAGCTGAGGAAGTTGCAGAgctgacggagagagagaggaggtctGTAAAAGGATATTTCGGGGTAGGGAATTGGGTCGGAAGCATAGCAGTGCACTCCCGCAAGGGTTTGtcttctctctccgtctcctggCGTCACCTGTCAAAGCAACCTGCTGTGAAAGTGTGATGAGCCCCCAGATAGCCCCCACTGTAGGCCATACTCAGACAGTGGCGTGGCTCTCCAGCAAGGGCCATCTGCACAGAAATGGGGCCCTGGAGCGGCAGCGCACGAGTCCCCGGCTGGAGACCAGTGGTCAGGGTTGGGTATGAGGGGAACCCAACCCCAGGAGTCATGGAAGGAGTCGCTGTTAGGAGACCCATCCTGTGACTCTGAAGGAAGTCCTGAGACATGTTCACCATAGGCCCCAAAGCCTGGGAGTCAGCTAGCGCCTGCAGCTGGGACAGGGAGGGGGAATGCTGGGAAAGGTGTGTGAAGGCGTCCGGCTGAAAGAGCAGCTGTGgtgtggaggaggtggaggaggaggaagacgcTGGTCTCTGGATGGCTGACACTGGAGACAGGAGAGAGGTCTGGGGATGAGACTGCAGAGAGGAGGGCCGATGAGGAGGAATGGATTTGGTCTTGTTGGCCTCCTTAACGTCATTGTCATGAGCACTGTTGAAAGAAAAGGTACACACGTAAAAAGACTGAATTAGAACTAAAACCATCCTTGCATTGCAGGGAGAGAGCAAAGTAAAAGATGACTGCGTAGAAAAGCCCATTAATGGGGCAGAGACATTGGTCCGTACCAATCCTTTTTATTCCActtaaacatgcacacaaataaacacacagccCCTGACCAAAAAATTTTCAACTTAATTACAGTTGTCAATTTGCAGAGCACTGAGGCTAATCAGCTAGGATTATTAGAGGGACAGGCTTTGTCAGACGGTACAAACATAAGCCTCCTTTGGTTTAAGCACAGCTATCTCATAATCCAAAACCATGGCAACCAAAAATATAGAGTTAGGGGCCTTAATGTCATCTACCATGAGTTGTCCACTACAGTTCAAAAGGTGTGTCTGCCGGCCTGGTTCTTTGTTTCAACTTTCTCTCTACttgacacgtgtgtgtgtgcgtgtgcgtgcatgcgtgtgtgtgtgtgtgcgtgcatgctgGACTTACAGCAGCATGAGCTCAATGCACTGGGTGAGGTGGTCCCAGGTGTACCCTGTTAGTAGATGCAGAGCAGTCGTCCAGCTTGGGGAAATCTGAAGGCAAATACGAGATGCTGCCACGCATGCAGCCGCAACCTGGGATGGTCGGAAACTCAGGAAGGCATGGTCTAGAAAAACCCAGAGACAAGAGTTTAGTAAATTATTTGATGCAACTTACACCACCAAGCTAATAAATTCCTATCCAACACCTCTGGAACAAACATTGAAGCAAAGTCCAGTTCACATTTCCCCTCGCAAACCCACCTTGCAATGAGACTTCCAGAAAGTAGTGAGTGTATTTGTCCATGAAAGCCTTGGTCttggagagggaggagaggggccAGCCGTTGTATAGGTCGCCCTCCTGCACCGAGACATGGAGGTAGTAGTCAATAAAGTGGGCAGGTGTGGGCATGCACAGGTTCCAGCCAAAGGTCTCGAGGAGCAGAAGCTCCATTTTGATCAGATCCTTCTTGTTGAGAACCAGGTTCAGGCTGCACATAAATCCCAGAGAGTTCAGCTGCTCCAGTTTGGGAACGCGGTCCTCCTTCTCCTCAAATTTACCTGGAAATTAAGGAAGAAATGCAGTGAGGTTACTAAACAGTGTTTAGTGCAATTCATATATAATGACTGTTTGAGGAgacaagaaaagacagacttcccattaaaatttatttttacagagataaaacaatccaaaaaaattgtatatacaatgtattatttagGTCAATTATCAAGCAAAAATGGCACATATTCCAGTTCCTCAAATGTGAGAGCCACTTTactctgtatatctttaaaaagtgaaaaattggGGGTTTTAGACTCTGggtcatacaaaaaaaaacgtttccCCGTCACCTTAGGCACTGGGAAATTGTAACAGGCATTTTCACTTACATTTAATACACAATTAAtggattaattaaaaaaagtaatcaatacTTGCAGCTAatttatttaacttatttagtaattgtaaataattattgtatggtaacttttaatttatttaataatttactGTAAATCATAGCCACTTGGGTCACACTTATTaacaacaattatttaaattagcCAAATTGGCAACCACCTGCAGAACTTCATCTCTTTCAAAGAtccaataattaaaaaatgaaatcaccTGAAATGGATGAACtagctttagaaaaaaaaaagagcaaggaACATTTCAACAGAAAATAGTGTATGTTCAGAGCCGAAGTTCAAACCAGTCATCTTGATGTGGAGTGATAATAGATCAATACAACGATACAATGATAATTATCACCTGTAGCCACATGGAGCAGGTTTTTGGTCAGCACTAAAGAGCTTTACTCCAGCTTTGCACAAAAACCTAACAAGCGCCTGCTAAGCATTAGCAATTACGTCAACTACTACTGAACATCTGGCTATAAAGCTAAGCTATTACACTAATAGGGAAAAATCACTATAGGCTTACTGAGTGTAGGGCCACTTACTGTGGATTATACAAGCCACACTTTCTATGAAACAAAACAGTCAGCTAGAtcactgtttttctgtttctctcactCCAGACATTACAGCAGTGCCATTATGGTGAGCCCCCTCCCCATCCCAAGACATCCTcttttccatggcaacagccaCAAGGCCTCAGAGGTCCATGTGACCAATGAAAAGGGGTGACTTTGCCTTTAATCCATGGGTCCAACAGGCCTCCTCTGCTCAAACTTAAAGAATGAGGGCGAGAAGGTGTCATGTTACCTCTAAAAAGCATGTGCCTTAACTACACACAGCTTTTAGTAGGACGATGTGGGGACTGGTAGACTCACAAAGTAACAGATAATTATAGCTCGGccttttctggatttttttaggCCGATATAAATATTTGAGAACACAACAATGATATACAGACAGATTGTTTAGATAAAACATTTGACAACTATTCTTGATAAGGTTACACCAGCTGTTTACATTAAATTGTCAAGCAAAGCTAAGTGAACATTGAAAATGACGCAAAGAAGGAATAGAAATTTCAGAAGTTGGCGCTATAGGCTATGCATGGCTGTAATCCGCTGGTGAAAACAGTAGAAGAAGTAGAGGTTGCAGACTGGGAAGTAATCTAACCCATATatagaagagagaaaaatggagtGTTCTTCAGGAATTTGTTTTGATATGGTAAGTTTGAACTGTTCTTTAATGTCAGCTTGTATTGGTCATGTTTCCTGATATTCAGAGACGAAGACACTCGGCGCCTACAACAAAGCAGCTGATCGCTCACGTGCTGAATGTTTGCTATGTCAGCTTATCCTGCAAAAGCTTTTCCAAATCCAATTTAGTGAATCAACTTTTTAAGGTTATAATTGCTAACAAATACTTTACATTAATAAACACTTTCCCCATAACCTTTTACAATGACATTGTGGTATGTTATTAATCATTCGttaaatgtgtatatactgtttataattGCTGAAACGGGGGATGCAAAGTAAAGTATTACTACTAAAATTAATACCCAAATAAGTGCACCTAAGTCTTTCACAAACCTAGGGAAAACACTGCATACACTACTGCCTGCTGACAAAGTGCCACTTTGCCACTTAGTCTTTGTTTAATTACTTGCTATTATATCCACTATGTAgaatttttatttgtgtatcaGCTTTGTAGAAATATGCCTCCAGTTggaaatcacaacaacacttctGTTGGCGTTTATTTGGGCTTCTGATCTGAAACCATGGCAACCAAACATTAAAAGTAGGGGCTTTATTGGCTCTTCCGAGCTGGAGTTATAAGTGGATACTTCAAGCAACAATTGTCTGCAGTGTCTTTCATGGACCTCATTTACCTCTTTACACCCATGTCCCAGTGAGAGGGGTGTCTTCCTACTGAGTGCGAGTTTTACCACTAATGTTGCGACCCACCATTAGGCAGggcaggagagaggaagagagagggaatggTTGAGAGAGCATGATGGGAAGGGGTGTGGGGGATCTGCAGCCCAATAGGCCAGAGGGTTAATTAGCAGAGAGGCAATAATGGGATCTCTCCAGCAGAACAGGAAGCACTGTGAAACAGGCTGATTACACCCACCAGGGCCTTTCCACAGCCCAGTCCACACTTGCCCCATTCTTTCACCCTCATATCCTGTAGATCAGTACTCTGTCTGCTACTAGACTGCTATGTCCACACAGACGCTGCCATAAAACACCATCAATGCCCCCAATCCCCACACAACCCCAGCCTCTTTGATCTTGAGAGACACTGAGCAAGTCAATCTCCTCATTGTGCTCTGTGATTACTCCTCTGGTTTACTACTGTGGGTGACCAGGCACACGAGACATGGGATGTCCAAAagctttgaaaacaaaaaataaagcaacTTCAGAAGGACCTAGTACAGTATGATTAGAGCCACAAACCAGTTTGACTTACTGTAAAAAGAACTCCTGTGTGTATCACAGCTTGTATGACAAAACAGTGGTCTCACTCAAATGAGTTAGCACAGCAACGGGTCCACCACAGAGGGATGAAACCTGAAAGAATACTTACaaaataaacctttaaaaaaaaaatgataaaatcaGTTATAAAAATGGCTGCCGATTGTTTTTCAGCTGTAGTGATAAGACTTTATGTACTGAAAGCAACATAATTCTATTCAATACTTAAAGTTTGAGGAACAAACTACAGAACACTTTGTCCCCAGCCATTTATGCCAAATTTAATAAAGAATTTTTGTTGGTCAAATTCCAAACATTGCCTGAATGCAGAATGATATTAGCTGATTTATTATTTAGATTAGGAAATATCTGCTCCaagaatacatacataaaaaaagatttgatagTTTTCAGTACTTAGTGTTACAGACATTTTCCACATACTGCACTCGTCAACCATAAACATGAAAGTGGACGTACCAATTTTAGTTGTACTGTACTACTGTGCTATTTTACTTTTTGCATCACAAGTACACATGTACAATCCTACCTCAAACAAATATAAACCTTCATTTAGTGTATCGGTGTTTGGTAAGCCATTAAACTTCCTGATTGTGTTTGATCTTCTCACTGATACCTTGGATCAAAAAACACCAATCCAGCCTCTtgtattattttgctgttgtcaAGGTGAATGTGGCCTGAGAGAAGATGGTGCATTCCTCTCCTGTGAGTTCAGTCTAACTGGAATGCAGGCGGCTAAATGATCCTATCTTAAGTCAGCGAGCAGGAAAGAGactgatgaagaagaagaaaaaacagcttCCTTTTTATCTACACCAACTACCTTTCCATACACTGCAACTGAAAGAACAACTATCCTTTCTAATGGCACCCGCAGGTGACGGCGATGATGTGAAAAGGCCAAGCAAACAAGAAGTTAAGAGGTCAGGGGTTAGGGAGAGGTAAGGTCGGGATGCAGGGTCTCCTCTCAGGTGTGCTGTTTGGGGAAGAGGTGGAGGTGGGGAGGGATTTAGAGTGATAGGGGCAAGAAACCTGAGAGCTGCATtctcacacagagacaaaggccTCCATTTCTGTTGCTCTTCAGTTTGAAGATGTCATGTAATTCTAGTCCATTTTGATCAGTCCtccattaaaatataaaaatgtaaacgtATAGTGAGCACAATCAATTTTATGCTTTCAGACAGTTTGGGTTACCACACGTAACACAGCACCAGTGGCTAGTAATTGTTGACTCCATTTTCCAAATGGAAAAGCTAACATTTTTTGAAACAAGAATCATAACTGGAAGcaaaattggaaaaagtgacatcaAAGACTCAAAATGAGCACATTGTAGTGAAGCCACAAATTAATCCaatatgtgaaaataaaaaaatatactgttATTTAAAATAGACACTATCTTGCTAATAAAGAgttaagtggaaaaaaaacacttaaagccATCTTACATTTCTTCTTCATTGTTTACCTCTTTTTCTCCTTGACTTGACAGCCATGGAGGAATTTCCTCTGCTGTTTAAACTTTTATATGCAGGTTCATCTTTCATTGGGAGTGTGAAATTGTTCACAGCACATCGCAGAATCTCCGTGTTTCCACCCCTGGCCCCAACAGTTCTCACAATGTAGACCCGGGCTGACCCTTGACCCCTGATGCTAATGCCTGGGTGAATTAGAAACCCAGccctgtgtatttatgtgtgtgtggtgtgttttgggggaATCCAATGACTGGGGGTGTGAAACGCCTTGCCGTATGGGTGAGATGGGCTGACACAGGGAGTGTGTATGGGCAAACAGAGCCTCAGGCATTACACAACAAAATACGAAATATGACTTGATTCACACATTACAATTACACACCAGAACACAAAAAGTGAACTGGTGCCTTGGTAGCATCTAATGGTAATGAATAATATTAACTTTTTCAAACCCATCTATACATCTTTACAT from Etheostoma spectabile isolate EspeVRDwgs_2016 chromosome 10, UIUC_Espe_1.0, whole genome shotgun sequence harbors:
- the ccnjl gene encoding cyclin-J-like protein, translating into MGKMERELQWWKGQLAADIHQSLRIKELKLPVYRAHSPQIGMRRYFADLLAILSNRYQLCPTARHLAVYLLDLFMDHYDVAVKQLYVIALSCLLLASKFEEKEDRVPKLEQLNSLGFMCSLNLVLNKKDLIKMELLLLETFGWNLCMPTPAHFIDYYLHVSVQEGDLYNGWPLSSLSKTKAFMDKYTHYFLEVSLQDHAFLSFRPSQVAAACVAASRICLQISPSWTTALHLLTGYTWDHLTQCIELMLLAHDNDVKEANKTKSIPPHRPSSLQSHPQTSLLSPVSAIQRPASSSSSTSSTPQLLFQPDAFTHLSQHSPSLSQLQALADSQALGPMVNMSQDFLQSHRMGLLTATPSMTPGVGFPSYPTLTTGLQPGTRALPLQGPISVQMALAGEPRHCLSMAYSGGYLGAHHTFTAGCFDR